The Corynebacterium halotolerans YIM 70093 = DSM 44683 region GGCCACCCCGATCATCTCCGACATGGAGGGCTTCCCCTCCGCACGCGCCGTGTTCGCCAGCACCGTCACCATCTTCGGCGTCGACGTCCGCGTCACCGTCTTCTGGTGGATCCTCTTCGTGGCCTTGGGCAGCTGGCTGCTCTACAAGACAAAGTTCGGCAACTGGATCTTCGCCGTCGGCGGCGACGAGGACGCCTCCCGCGCCGTCGGCGTGCCCGTCAAGCGCGTGAAGATCATCCTGTTCATGTTCGTCGGCTTCGCCGCCTGGTTCGTCGGTATGCACAACCTGTTCATGTTCGACTCCATCCAGGCGGGCCAGGGCGTGGGCAACGAGTTTCTCTACATCATCGCTGCGGTGATCGGCGGCTGCTCCATGACCGGTGGCCGCGGCACGGTGATTGGCACCGCCATCGGCGCGCTGATCTTCGGCATGGTCAACCAGGGCATCGTCTACGCCGGCTGGAACCCCGACTGGTTCATGTTCTTCCTCGGTGCCATGCTGCTGTTCGCCGTCCTGACCAATAACCGCTTCGAGAAGTTCACCAAGGAGAGGTCATGAGCGGGAACTTTGATGCGACCGGCACCGAACTGGTCCGCCTCGAGGAGATCTCCAAGGACTACGGCGCCTACCGGGCCCTGGACTCGGTGTCCCTGACCGTGCACGCCGGCCAGGTCACCTGCGTGCTCGGCGACAACGGTGCCGGCAAATCCACGCTGATCAAGGTGCTGGCGGGCCTGCATTCGGCCTCCTCCGGCGTGATGTATGTGGCAGGGGAGGAAGTGGCGTTTGGCTCCCCGCGCGACGCCCTGGCTGCAGGCATCGCCACTGTCTACCAGGACCTGGCGGTGGTGGGGCAGATGAGCGTGTGGCGTAACTTCTTCCTCGGCCAGGAGCTCACGGGCTTCCTCGGCCGACTGCGTGAAGAAGAGATGCGCAAGATCGCCGACCAACAGTTGCGCGAGATGGGCATCGAGCTGCGTGACGTTGACGTGCCCGTTGCCTCGCTGTCCGGCGGTCAGCGCCAGGTGGTGGCGATCGCGCGGGCGATCTATTTCGGGGCGAAGGTGCTGATTCTCGACGAACCGACCGCGGCGCTGGGTGTGAAGCAGTCTGGCATGGTGCTGCGTTTTATCGCCGCGGCCCGAGACCGCGGGATTGGAGTCATCTTCATCACTCACAACCCGCATCACGCCTACCTGGTGGGCGACCATTTCGTGCTGCTGAGCTTGGGCCGACAGGTGCTGGATGCTTCGCGCGACGATGTGACACTCGAGGAGCTGACCCTGCAGATGGCTGGTGGGGGAGAGCTGGACTCGTTGGGGCATGAGTTGAGGGGTTAGGAGCTGCCTCGGATGGGCGGCTGCAGATCCTTCCCCGGAGGAGAACATCAGCGGCCCTGGGCCAGCCCGAGGTTCCACACCGCTCAGGAGCTGCAGGTCTTCGACGAAAACGAAGGACGGCAGGCAACTTTCCGAGAGGGGTCACGCTGGTGCTCCTGCAGGTTGACGATCTCACAGGGTTCCCTGCGTAGCTCTGAGGAGCTATCCATTGAGGTGGGCTATACCTGAATGGTGGCGTCAGAGGTTTGGGGGCAACGGATCTACCCTCTTTGATAGTGATCTTCAACCGATTCTCCGAGTCATAAAGACTGAGATATGACTGAGCTGAAACGATATGACTGAGCTGAAACCACCGACTATGATCCAAAAATGATCTTTCATGGATCGAATAAACACCTCTTTCTCAGCTACCAGAAGCTCATTCCCGGCTGAGCAGCTGATCCATGGATGGAAAGCAATGGGAGGAGAATTTCGAGAAGCTGGGGAAGGAAGGTCACCAGGAGTATAGAACTGCTACCACGTGAGGCTGCAGGCCACTGCGAATAACATTGACAGCCGGATCTTCCCGGTTGGGCTTTGCGAACGCGCCATCCTTGCTCAGGCATGATTAACGCCTAAGGGAGAGAAAGTCCCCTCAGGTAAGACCAATTCGGAGATAGATACGTTGCGACCCAATACTGAGAAAGCCGCTCGACTCTTCCAGTACCTGTCTGAGGTACAGAAGATGAAGGAAAAGAAGGTTCTGACGCTTTCGGACTTTTCCAGAGACGGAAAGTATTTCTGGCTGTCTGAACTGACTTCCTTCGCCAAAGAGGGCGGCTCATCGCTTCGTCTTGGCCCCTCCCTTGCCGGGGTTCTCGAGGTAGAAGAAAGTGCTGTAGAGCAGGGGGATGACTCAGTCGTCCTTGCATTACCCCGACCTGAGGTCGTTGATTTCCCTCAGCCCAGCGCTGGGTTGAAAGAACGTCTTTCGAATGATGGCGCCAATCCCCAACGTCGTCCGGAGCTGGACGCCCAGACTGCTTCCGATGATGAAGATCAGCAGAAGAGTGCTGAGCTGCTTCAGAAGGAGTACAAGAATTGGCTGTCCCGTTGGGATGAGTGGGCGGACAATGAGCGCTTCAAGAAGCTCTACCAGGAGATGTTTGAGGTTCAGACAAAAGCCAATCAGCAGGCTGATGAGTATGAACTGATCCTCGGTCTGGGAAGCCTGTACTGGGCATTGCCTGACGGAGACACCATCAAGCGGCCAATCTTCAGTACAAAACTTTCCATCGAGATGGACAAACACTCCGGTAAACTGACTCTGAGCTGTGATGATGGAATCGTGTCTGCTGAGCTGGACATCATTCCTGCGGAACACCTCTCCGATTCCAGGTTCATTGCTGATGTCAAGTCAGAATTGGAGAATCTCGAAGGTGATGTGCTCCTTCCTTCGACATTCAATGAGCTGGGAAAACTGACTGCGAATAGTCTCAGCACTGATGCAGTTTATGCGGAAAGCCTCATTCGACCGGCTGAATCAGGTCGCCCGACCCTGGCTTGGGCTCCCGTCATCATTCTCCGACGCCGGCAGCGAACTGGTCTTGCTATGAGCTTTGCGGCCATCGCCGAGAAGATTCTCGAGACCGGACGAATCCCGGATGGTATGGCGGCGCTCATTGATCCCAATCAGCAGGCTTCAGTAGAGGAACCTGCCGGGCTGGGCGCGATCTATGAGAATGACGATGATATTTTCAGCCCCCTTCCGTTGAACACCCGCCAGAAGGCGGTTCTGGAAAGAGTGGATAGCCACTCCCAGACCATCGTCCAAGGGCCTCCTGGAACAGGTAAGACCCATATGGCGGCGGCTTTGCTGTCCCACCTGCTTGCCCAGGGAAAGCGGGTCCTGGTTACTGCCGAAACTGACCGGGCCCTCTATGAGCTCCGGGGAAAGATGCCGAAAGAGATACAGGAGCTGGCTGTATCTGTCATCGGTTCCAGCGAGTCAGATATAGCTGACCTTCGTGTGGCTATTGACACCATCTCGAGGAAGTCGAGCGAGTTCGATTCCAAGCTTTCTGACAAGGAAATTGGTGAACTCAACGATCGACTCAACGTACTCGGGGAAAGACGTGTCCGGGCGGTCCGGAGATGGGCTGACCGGATGGAGAGCGAAAGTAGTCCCATCGAGGTCGAGGGCTACGGTGAGACTGTCTCCAGAGCGATCGAGAAGTGGGTGGGTCAGAAGGATGAGTATGATTGGATCCAGGTTGTAGCTTTAGCTGATCTGGAGAACCCCTTCCCCCTCACTGATGGAGAGATCTCCGAATGGCTGCGCCTGCTCGAAACTCCCGAGCTAAAACAGTACCGGCATCTCCAAAGCGCAGATACGTTTGACCTGAACTCCATCCCAACGGTCGAATCTTTTCAGGCCATGTGTTCGGACTGGAAATCAGTTAACGCTGAGCACCAGGCATTGGCGAACAAGGTTCCCGGAAAGCAACTAGATCGGTGGGAATCTTGCTCACAGGATGACCGAGCTAAGCTCGTCACGGCAGGTCGTCGCGCAGTGGAAATATGCGAGGAGCTGGAGAAGGACACCCGGCCATGGTCGAAGGATTTTTCCCCCGCCATGACTTCCTTCGAGGTCTCTAATGCTTGGAGGGATCTGGAGGGACTCCGAGTAAAAATCTCGGAGGTACGGAAGACAAGTGAGCCTCTCCAGGGAATCAGGAAGATTGTCGTTAACGGCGATGCAGAGTCCTTTGTACCGATTGCACGTAGTCTTCAGGAGTTCCTGACCAAGGGCGGTAAGATCTCGGCCAAGCCGGATGGAACCGTCAAGCTCGGGCTTTTTCCCAAGAGGGTAGTCCGTGACTCGATGCCCTTTTTTGAGTCAGTCAGAATCGACGGCATGCCGCCCACCACACTGGAACAAGTCACCCAGTTTCTGGCATACGTCGATTTCAATTGGATCATGGAAGATCTGCATGGTTCCTGGTCCTATTTTGATGAGCGGGGTTCTGTCGATCCTCAGCTGCAGGTTAACAATGATGCAGACCGTTTGGAGGAATGCTCTAGCCGACTTCACAAGATTGCTGAACTGAGCCAGCAGTCCGAATTCGGGAATAGTCTCGGTTTCCGAATCGACGTGGATTCACCGTTAAGTTTCCTCAAGGATCTTGAAGCCCTGGAAGCTGCTTCATCTTCTAAGGCCAGGATGGAGAAGGAAGAGGCCAACTTCACTTCGGTGAAGGAAGCATGTGAACAGATCAGTGCAGATTCCACGCTTGCGTGGCCAAAGCAAATGGCCAAAGCTGTAAAACAACGAGATGTTGCAGCCTATGAGACAGCCAGAAAGCGGGCAGAGGAGGCTGCGGCACTGGCTGGAGATGCCCGTGAGTACGCTAGGATCTCCGATCTGGTTCAGACATGGTCTCGTGATCTTCACGCACGGGTCACCAATGATGCCCGGGGTGGGGTCTGGCGTCAGCGGGTCAGGGATACCGAAGCAGCGCGATGCTGGGCACTGGCGGGTAAGCGAATCGAGGACCGGAGTAACGAGGACCTCAGCGTCCTTCAAAAGGAGATCGCAATCCTGGAGGAGCAGATTACCTCCACCGTGACTTCCTTGGCGGCGCAACGCGCCTGGGCCCAGGCGGTTGGCAGCTCCCGAATTGATCCGGCGATGAGGGCAAACCTCGTAGCCTATACCCAGGCGGTGAAACGACTGGGGAAGGGGACCGGAAAACTCGCCGACCAAAAGCGTCGCGAGGTGCGGAAGCGCCTGGACAGGTGCCGGAGTGCGGTTCCGGTGTGGATCATGCCCATCTTCAAGGTAGTAGAGCAGTTCAGTCTTGACGAAGACATGTTTGATGTCGTGATCGTTGATGAGGCTTCACAGGCGGGGGTCGATGCCCTCTTCCTCCAGTTCCTCGCTCCGCGAATTGTGGTTATCGGTGACAACAAGCAGGTTTCACCTTCTGCGGTTGGTGTTCAGCATGAGCCGATTCAGAAGCTCGCGCAACAGTACCTGCATGATTTTGACGATGTAGCCTCGTGGACAGATCCGAAGCGGTCACTGTTTGATGACGCAGAGATGCGCTACGGCGGTCGGATTGTCCTGCAGGAGCACCGGCGGTGTGTCCCGGAGATTATTGAATTTTCCAATCAGCTGGTTTATCGTCCGAACAACATCGAACTCCAGCCGGTTCGTCAGGTGCTGCCGGGCAGGCTCGCGCCATTCAAGATCACCCAGACCCCCAATGCCTTCCAACCGCCCACCAAGAAAAAGGTGATCAACACGGTGGAGGCCGATGCCCTCATCACCCGGCTCCTGAGGTGCCTCAATGATCCCGCCTACGATGGAAAATCCATGGGTGTGATCTCATTGCTGAGTACTTCAGGGCAGGCTGACTACATCCGTAATCGCCTTCTGGAGAAGCTTCCGCCGGAAGTGTGGGAGAACAGAGACCTCAAGGTCGGCAGCCCCTCAGAATTCCAGGGTGCAGAAAGAGATGTCATCTTCCTGTCCATGGTCACCATGGTTGAAACCGACAGGCGGATAAAGTCTTTAGTCGGGGACACTTTCACCCAGCGCTACAACGTTGCGGTAAGCCGTGCCAAGGATCAGGTATGGCTGTTCCATTCTGCAGGTCTGGAGAACTTCAGCAGCCCTGAAGACGTCCGGGCGCGTTTGCTGCAGTATGCATATGATGTTGCTTTGGCTGCTCCAGAAACCAAGTCGTCTTCGCCGGTGCCCAATGATGAACGGGTTGAGCCATTCGATTCCCTCTTTGAACAGCGGGTGTACAACGAACTCGTATCGAGGGGGTACCACGTAATACCCCAGTACAATGCATTTGGTTACCGGCTGGATCTGGTTGTTGAGGGATCCGGAGGTCGTCTTGCTGTCGAATGTGATGGCGACCATTGGCACAATGAGGCGCATGCACGAGAGGACCGATCACGGCAGCGAGAGCTCGAGCGTCTCGGCTGGCGGTTTGCCCGAATCTTCGAGTCAGACTTCTACCTGGATCGCGCCGACGAGATGGACCGGGTGTTCAAGACACTGGATGGCTACGACATCACTCCATTCTCACTTGAAGCTGCGTCTGAAGCCGTGGAATCAAACGTGGAGGTGCTGGAGAATGTCTTCAGTTCAGAAGAGTCCGTTGAATTTGACCTGGATCTGTCGGATGCCTTGGCGTGTTCCCTGAAGAGTGAGACAGCGGGTGCAGGGCATAACCTCGCAGTTCCGGAAGCTCCTGAGAGGGAGGAGATTGAGCCTGAGGAGGAGCTCTGGTCTGAGGAAGATCCCGTTGTCTCACCTCATCCACAGGATCTGAGAAACCAGCCTCTGTCTCACTCCTTGTACTCGCAGGAAGATTCTGAGCAGTTCGATTGGAACGAGCTAGAGGTGCGGGACGAGCGCGCCGACTTTGATGGGCAGGATACCGCCGTTGAATCGAGTGGGCAGTCTGCAGTCTTCGAGAGCGAGTATGAGGAATTTGCTGGCTCCTGCGTTTCCGTACACCGGGCAACCAGCGCTGAGATCAACGAAGGGATGCTGGAGATCCTCGAGGTTGAAGGGCCCATGCTGGGCGATCTCTGGATTACTCGCTACGTTACGTCCGGTGGAGACCAAAGGGTTACCGCGGCGGTGAAAAAGAAGCTGAACAGCAGCATCAGCAAGCTTCTCCAGCAGGGGACTGTGCTCTCCGATAATCCGGCGAATGTGCAGGGTTATAAGGGGCGAACCTTCCATCTTCCGGAGCAGGCTCGAGTCGTAGTCAGAACCCGAGGCTCAAGAAAGCTCCAGGAGATCCCATTCCGGGAAATCGCTGCAGTTATGGAGCACGTCCATCGGGAGAAGAGTTCTGATGATCCTGAATGCATCATGCGAGAGACCTTGAGTACGTATGGACTCGTCCGATTGACACCCAACGTAAGGAAACTCTTTGAAGGACCATTGAAATCGGTTTTCGAATCCCCCTGAGAAGCCCGAGGTGTATTTCCTCGGGAGGTTTTCAAAAATGTTAGGAACGAATAGTTTGAAGCGGCGTGGTGACGATCGTGAAGCACGATAGCGATTAGCCTGAGTTGGTACCGGTATTCTGGGTAGGTGGGTATCGGGTACCGGGGTTCGCCACAGACTCCCAGTACCGCTTCACAAGAGCTCCGGTTCCCGAAATACGCGCGGGTCAGAGGGGATAGAATGTTTGGGACGGTCTTCACAGGACGGGCTTTTGGTAGCGGGTTGGTGATGATCCGGTGATGATCCGGTAGCACGGGTGGGTCACTTTCCTTATATTTTCACCCTGTGTCAGCCCACTTCCCGTGAAAACACCGGGCTAGCTTCTATGAAGCGGATGTCGCACCGAGAGTACTTAGGTACTCATAGAGGCTTTGTTCCACGGGGGTTTCCAGAGTGAGATCCATACTGACTACATTGAGTGCGGCGCCGTCATTTCCTGGCATCTGTTCCTGGACTTCGTTTTCAGCTTGAGCTTCGCCGAGGTAGAAAAAGTCCGTGCCCTCTGCATCGTCCTTTTTCACAAAAAGATGTAGAGCGACAGAGTTCGAAGTGATTGCTTGAACCTCTCCACTGGAGAGCGTCCGCCGGCTCCTTGTGTACCAATGCAGCGTGTCAGGACCCTTGAATTCGTCTTCATAACTTGTGCTGGCAGACACCTCATCATCCTTGTGGTACGTCACGAAAATAGGACACGTTGAGGTGAACTGATCGACCTTATATCCGTAAATTGTGCTCTCGTTATTCTTCTCCCAATTAAGCAAGCGGCATACGTCTTTACGGGAATACCGTTCGCCTATGAGAAGCTCCCCTCTCCACGCATGTTGGTGCCTGGCAAGGAAAAGCCCTGTTTGAATGATGTCGTTGACATGATCATGGAAAGACTGTTTCTCGGCAGTGCGATCCTCAGCCTGTGCGGGTGAGTGATAGAGATCAGAAAATTTTTCTCCCAAGCAGATTCGATCTTCATCCACTCTGAGAACAGGCTGGTCCCCGTACTTGTTCAGCTGCTGGCTTGAGAAGAATGAGTAAGAGAGGACTCGCTCCACGGACAGCATCGTCTCAACGTTCGAGACGGTATTTTCCCTATCCAAGAGGGAAGCGAATTCAGCTCTAGATAACTCCCCGTGCTCAAGGAGCTCATTCAGCAATAGCAGTTCGTGAGGCCTTTTTCCATTGAGAACTTCGTTCGACAGAAAAACGAGAAATTTCTCTTCTTCTTCAGAAGGCCCGGATTCAGCGAACTTTAGATCTGTCAGAAGCCTCCAGTAGTTTCCATATTTGCTGGCCAGAATCACCGGATCGACGGTGTTGAAGCGCGCAAAATCGTAGAGCTTCGGAATCTGATTGAGGCGGTCTTGAAGCTGCAGAATATCCTGCTTGAATTGCTGCTTTCCTACGAGGCGAGCTTTCCCCAGTGATTCGAGGATGCGATTTTGAGCGATCGGGTCAAAATTAACACTTGAGACCCCAGAAATTGTTCCGGCGGTCTCATTATCGATCATTCTCCGACGGATGCTGTCCTTGTTTCTAGAATTATCGCCAAATAGCGCGATGGGGATTAGGTAGTTGTTCGCGTAGTTCCCGATGAAATCGATCACTCGGAGGTGGTCCTTGCCGGGTGCTTTTCGTAGCCCCCGACCCAATTGTTGAGTGAAGATGATGCTGGACTGCGTACCTCGCAACATAACGACCTGGTTTACCAGCGGAATATCGATACCTTCATTAAAAATATCGACGCTTAAAATGTAGTCGAGTTCTCCGGCCTCAAGCTGCTCGACTGTTGCTTCACGATCCTGAATGGAATCATCACCTGTGAGTACAGCGGTGCGCAGTCGATGACCGTTAATAATGGATTGATTAAAAAGTGTGCTCAGCTCGTGGGCCTCATCCTTTCGGCTACAGAACATCAGCCCCTTGACTGCTTCAGGATGTCCATAGGTGCGAAGCATGTCGAGGATGTAGCTGACTCGTTCATCTGCAACTAGGCGGGCGAGCTGTGAAGTATCAGTAACCGTCTCATCGTCGGCAGTGACAAAGTCAGTGACACCGTAATAATGAAAAGGAACAAGCATCTTCGCCTCAAGTGCTGCCTGAAGGCGGATTTCGTAGGGCACGTTATAATCGAATAACTCGAAAACGTTGAAACCATCGGTGCGCTCAGGGGTGGCAGTGAGCCCGAGCAAAAACTCTGGTGCCAAGTGATTAATTATGCGACGGTAAGATTCTGCGCCAGATCGGTGAACCTCGTCGATAATTACGAAATCAAATTCTGCAGGATCGAGAGCATCCAGCGTGGATCGGCGAGATAGGGACTGCACCGTGGCGAAGATATATTTTCGATCAAACTGGCGAGAAGACCCAACAAATTTCCCGAAATGGTCCGATGGCTCCTTGAGGACCTTCTGAAATTCTGTAACAGCCTTATCGAGAATCTGTTCGCGGTGGACGATGAACAACACTTTCTCGGGATTAAACATTCGTGTCGCCAGTGCAGCCAGGATTGTCTTTCCCGTACCAGTCGCCGAAATGATAACCGCTCGGCGCTCTCCTCGGTCTCGCAGTTCACGGAGACCTTCCAGAGCCTCTTCTTGCATTTCGTTTGGAACGATACGACCGCCATCGGCGCTGAGCTCAATGGGATCGTCTCGATGGATCAGTCGATCGGGAACGCGTCGAGACTTTTCGTAGTTTTGAATCCATTGCTCAGTAAGGGGCACCGAGCGAGAGCACTGTTTCTGTGCCGCGTCATGGAGTTGGAAGGCGATATCGCCTTCCACATCAGCCGAGAACTTGAGGTTCCATTCCTGATTCACCAAAAGTGCATTGTCGGTCAGGTTGGAACTACCGATGATCGCGGTGATCCCAGTGTCTTGCTCGAACACATAACCCTTTGAGTGAAAGCCTGCATCTTCATGGATGTTTACCTGCACGTTCTCGAGTAGCAGGAGCTCGCGGAACATAGCGGGGTCGTTGAAATCCAAGTAACGGGAGGTAATGATTTCGCCAGTGCCTTCGAAATCAACGAGGGCCTGCTTGAGGAGGGCGATCCCGCGGCTGGAGATGAACGCTACTGAGAAGGTAAAACTCTTTGACCGTCGTAGCTCTTCGCGAATCGCTTGCAACATAGTTGCGTGGTCGTAGTTTGCGATGAGGGTGGGATTGTAGAGCTGTTGGGACTTGATCGCTCTGTCGAGGAACCCGAACTGAGTGTCAAGCCCAAGAGGGGAGTTGGACACCGTCATGCCGTGAACTTCTCCACGATGAGTTCGACTGCGGGGATGTCGGCGGGTGCCCACTCCAGATTCTTCAACTCGTTGGCTGGCACCCAGCGAATCTCCTCATGCTCCGTGAGCTGAGGTTCTCCCTCCAAGAGAGTGCAAAAATAGGTTGAGAGGATGACGATGCCGAAGTCATATTCGTGCTCGGTTGTGGTGACGTATTCGCCCACGGTTGCCTGACAGAGAAGTTCCTCTTCCAACTCTCGAGCTAGTGATTCTTCAGGAGTCTCGCCAGCTTCAATTTTCCCGCCAGGGAACTCCCAAAATCCAGCGAGTGCTTTTCCTGCGCCGCGCCGGGCTGCGAGAACCTTGTCTCCGTCAGTTAGGACTGCTCCCGTTACGTTGATGCGCTTCTTCACAACTGCTCCTCGGTTCTCACTGCTGGATCAGCCAATGTTAACACGTTGAGCAGGCCTTTCTTGCTCATGTTTTTAGCTGGCACAGCCGAGTGTGTGAGTCTGGCACCGTTCAAGCTTCAAGTGGGTAAGCCACTCAGTCCCGAAGCGAGAGACATGAGAGAAGACAAGAATCGAAGCTCTGCACATGCCTACGCTGTCCCCATGCACATCGAAGAGCTCCGCGCTTCCCAGATCCCCGAGGTCGTCCAGCTGTGGCACGACGCGGGCCTGACTCGTCCGTGGAATGATCCCGCAGCGGACGCCCGTCAGGCTCTCGCCACGGAAACGTCCACGGTGCTCGTTGCGGTTGAGAACGATGCGATCATCGCCTCTGTGATGGTCGGCTTCGACGGGCACAAGGGCTGGGTCTATTACGTCGCGGTCGCGCCGGGACAGCAGGGGAGGGGACTGGGGCGCATCATCATGGACGCGGCCATCAAGTGGCTGGAAAAATTCGAGGCCGTCGAACTGATGCTCCTCGTGCGGGAGGGTAACGAGCAGGTCCAGGGCTTCTACGAGTCGCTGGGCTTCGGGCGTGACGAGGTCTTCGTCATGTCCCGCCGGTTGCAGTCCTGATCGGCCCTGGAGCACGCCAAAGCCCGCACCTTGACGCGGACACGCGGCAGGGGCGGACATCGATAAGCGCTCTACGATGACAGCTGGAACAGTGAGGAGGCCTGGTTTCCGTTGCCCGGGATGTCTGACGCGCTAGTCAGGGAGTTCACGCAGCCCTCGGTGAAGTACGTTGTGCCTCCCGTGCCGTTGATGGTGCCGGTGGCGCCGCTGACGTAGCCGCCGACGGTGCAGGAGATGCCGGTGCCACCGTTGAGGGTCGCCGGAGCGGTGTGGTTACCGGCGACCTGCGAGGGTGCCTCGGCACCCTCCGGGGTCAGGCTGAGTCCCGAACCGTTGCTCACGCGGATGCCATCCCCTGTGTTGGCCTCGATGGTGTTGTCGTAGACCTCACCGAGGGAGTTGCGGTCGATGACCACCCCGTCGCCCTGGTTGTCAGCGATCGTGTTCCCGGAGATCCAGCCGGTGGACCACTGCTTGATCACGATGCCGGGACCGTCATTGTCCGTGATGGTGTTGCCATTGAGCCCGCGAGTGGGGGCGGTGAAGCCGATGCGGGAGTAGGAGTTCTCCTGGATGTTGATGCCGTAGCCGAGGTTGTCGGTGATGGTGTTACCGGCGATCTGAGCCGTCGAGTCCTTGTCTAGGTGGATGGCACCACCGGTGCCGGTGATGGTGTTGCCGACAATCGTCGCCGACGCCGGGCCGGACAGGTGCACACCGTTGTGGGCACCACCATTGATCGTCAGGCCCTGGAGGGTGATGCCCTGGCCCTCAATGAAGAAGGTGAACGAGCCCGGTCCGGTCGGCGGTGCGGAGGCATCCGGGCCCTGGACGGTGGCGTTCCCGCTGCCGTCGATGACCAGGTTGTGGACGGTGCGCGGAACGTGGACGGACTCCCCACAGGTGCTACTGACCTCGATCGTCGTGCCCGGCTCCGCCTCGGCCACGGCGGTGGACAGGGAATCGCCGAGGCTGCAGTTGACGGCGGTGGTGGACTGCGCGGAGACCGCGGGGGCGAGTACCACGGCCGCGAGCGTGCCGATGGTCAGGAGTGGGGCGCCGATCATGGCGGCCAGGCTCTTCGGGGAGTACGGGCGAAGCGGGGTGGCAACGGTCATGCCTTCTCCTCGTGTGGTCTGACTCACTATCCGGCGAATGGAGCGAGTGTACCCACAGAAGGCTCACCATGTCCTGATATTGACATAACAAAGTTGAACAGAGTGCCCCAGATAGAAAAACCCCGCCCCACCAAGCAGGAAGCACGGTGGGACGGGGGCGGCGGAGATTCCTCAGGCCGCGGCCTTCGTCTTCCTGCCGGGGGTGACCGCGACCAGTGCGGCCAGAGCCAGGGCGGGGAGGGTGAGGCGGGTGGCCAACTTCCTGAGCAGGGTCTCGTGCTGCGGGGCCTGATCGGTCATGGGTATCTCCTGGCGAATCGTCTGGGGAAAGCGTGCCATGAGTGTAGGCATGGCACGCTTCGCATTTCCGGGTATTGCGGCACACAAAATTAACCGGGGGTAGCCGATTCAGGAAAACCCCGTCTCACCAGGGTCGTGGTGTGGTGGAACGGGGTAGTGGCAGGGGCTCAGGCCGCGATGGCGGCCAGGTGCGCGGCGGCGATCTCGTGGATCAGGCGCGCGGCAACGCGTGCGGTGCGCTTGTCCACGTCCAGGTGCGGGTTGAGCTCGACGACGTCGACCAGGCGCAGCTTGCCCGTCTTCGCCAAGGCGGTGCAGATCGCCCGGATATTCGCGACCGGCACGCCCACGGCCGCCGGCGAGGTGACCCCGGGGGCGACGGCGGCGGACATGACGTCGAGATCGATGCTCAGGTGCACGATCTCGCGCTCCTCCGCGGCTTTGAGTGCCAGGTCGGCGGCCTCGTCGGGGGAGAGGGCGGCGAGCTCGTCGTCGAGGGTCACGGAAACGTTCAGCCGTTCAGCGGAGTCGAACAGGAAGCGGGTGTTGTCCGCGGGGGAGACACCCAGGACGGTGTAGTCGAAGTCCTCGCCGACCAGTTCCACGATCTGGCGGAACGGGGTGCCGTTGTTCGGGCGGTCTGCCTGGCGCAGGTCGAGGTGGGCGTCGAGGTTCACGATCGCGGGGGTGGGCG contains the following coding sequences:
- a CDS encoding DUF3427 domain-containing protein, translated to MTVSNSPLGLDTQFGFLDRAIKSQQLYNPTLIANYDHATMLQAIREELRRSKSFTFSVAFISSRGIALLKQALVDFEGTGEIITSRYLDFNDPAMFRELLLLENVQVNIHEDAGFHSKGYVFEQDTGITAIIGSSNLTDNALLVNQEWNLKFSADVEGDIAFQLHDAAQKQCSRSVPLTEQWIQNYEKSRRVPDRLIHRDDPIELSADGGRIVPNEMQEEALEGLRELRDRGERRAVIISATGTGKTILAALATRMFNPEKVLFIVHREQILDKAVTEFQKVLKEPSDHFGKFVGSSRQFDRKYIFATVQSLSRRSTLDALDPAEFDFVIIDEVHRSGAESYRRIINHLAPEFLLGLTATPERTDGFNVFELFDYNVPYEIRLQAALEAKMLVPFHYYGVTDFVTADDETVTDTSQLARLVADERVSYILDMLRTYGHPEAVKGLMFCSRKDEAHELSTLFNQSIINGHRLRTAVLTGDDSIQDREATVEQLEAGELDYILSVDIFNEGIDIPLVNQVVMLRGTQSSIIFTQQLGRGLRKAPGKDHLRVIDFIGNYANNYLIPIALFGDNSRNKDSIRRRMIDNETAGTISGVSSVNFDPIAQNRILESLGKARLVGKQQFKQDILQLQDRLNQIPKLYDFARFNTVDPVILASKYGNYWRLLTDLKFAESGPSEEEEKFLVFLSNEVLNGKRPHELLLLNELLEHGELSRAEFASLLDRENTVSNVETMLSVERVLSYSFFSSQQLNKYGDQPVLRVDEDRICLGEKFSDLYHSPAQAEDRTAEKQSFHDHVNDIIQTGLFLARHQHAWRGELLIGERYSRKDVCRLLNWEKNNESTIYGYKVDQFTSTCPIFVTYHKDDEVSASTSYEDEFKGPDTLHWYTRSRRTLSSGEVQAITSNSVALHLFVKKDDAEGTDFFYLGEAQAENEVQEQMPGNDGAALNVVSMDLTLETPVEQSLYEYLSTLGATSAS
- a CDS encoding right-handed parallel beta-helix repeat-containing protein, with product MTVATPLRPYSPKSLAAMIGAPLLTIGTLAAVVLAPAVSAQSTTAVNCSLGDSLSTAVAEAEPGTTIEVSSTCGESVHVPRTVHNLVIDGSGNATVQGPDASAPPTGPGSFTFFIEGQGITLQGLTINGGAHNGVHLSGPASATIVGNTITGTGGAIHLDKDSTAQIAGNTITDNLGYGINIQENSYSRIGFTAPTRGLNGNTITDNDGPGIVIKQWSTGWISGNTIADNQGDGVVIDRNSLGEVYDNTIEANTGDGIRVSNGSGLSLTPEGAEAPSQVAGNHTAPATLNGGTGISCTVGGYVSGATGTINGTGGTTYFTEGCVNSLTSASDIPGNGNQASSLFQLSS
- a CDS encoding GNAT family acetyltransferase, which produces MHIEELRASQIPEVVQLWHDAGLTRPWNDPAADARQALATETSTVLVAVENDAIIASVMVGFDGHKGWVYYVAVAPGQQGRGLGRIIMDAAIKWLEKFEAVELMLLVREGNEQVQGFYESLGFGRDEVFVMSRRLQS
- the hutG gene encoding formimidoylglutamase — encoded protein: MTHHSNTFADSLPDAWTGRVDGPNPDHALWYTTIQPLPDPADAPPGVALVGFASDEGISRNHGRPGAVDGPDSIRGSLGWLAVHDEHPRYDAGTVRVDDADLEGGHDRLARAVADIVAAGHLPVVLGGGHEAAFGSHKGLRDGLGGNPPTPAIVNLDAHLDLRQADRPNNGTPFRQIVELVGEDFDYTVLGVSPADNTRFLFDSAERLNVSVTLDDELAALSPDEAADLALKAAEEREIVHLSIDLDVMSAAVAPGVTSPAAVGVPVANIRAICTALAKTGKLRLVDVVELNPHLDVDKRTARVAARLIHEIAAAHLAAIAA
- a CDS encoding (deoxy)nucleoside triphosphate pyrophosphohydrolase; its protein translation is MKKRINVTGAVLTDGDKVLAARRGAGKALAGFWEFPGGKIEAGETPEESLARELEEELLCQATVGEYVTTTEHEYDFGIVILSTYFCTLLEGEPQLTEHEEIRWVPANELKNLEWAPADIPAVELIVEKFTA